The following DNA comes from Rosa rugosa chromosome 5, drRosRugo1.1, whole genome shotgun sequence.
CCTCCAACCCTGCTCCTCCATCACTTATGAAACTATCTGAGAATTTGGAATACAGATTACCTTATACGAAAGAGGTCATGAATGCTTTGCATAATGATGATATCAACATGATTGGCATTTGCGGGATAATCAAAGGAGGAGATACGGTGACAGCAAAAGAATTCATCCAGATAGTAAAACACCAAGATATATTTGAGGAGGTTGTGATGGCAGTTGTGTCCCATGATCCAGACTTGAAGCGGATACAAGTCGAAATTGGAGATATGCTAGGGCTGAATTTGGAAACTATGAATTTGATTGAAGGAGCAGAGATGCTTCATGCTAGAATGTCTAGCGATACAGAGAGGTTCCTTGTTGTATTGGCTGATGTTTGGAAAATACTTGATTTGGAAGCAGTTGGAATCCCTCATGGTGAAAGTAACCAAGGATGCAAGATCATATTTTTGTCAAGACTGCCGAATGTATTTAGTGAGTTGAGAACTCAGAGTAATTTCAAACTGTTATTGGCATCTATATCCTTTGAAGGACCCATGGATTTTGAATCAAGAAATTCAGTCCTTACAGAAGTAATGAATGCTCTCACCGATGACCAAATAAACCCAATTGTAATATGCGGAATGCCTGGTATAGGCAAGACAACCTTGGTGAAAGAAGTTGGTAAAAAGGCAAAAGAAGGTGGCCTATTCGATGAGGTTGCAATGGCTGTTATGACCCAGAATCCTGACTTGAGTCATATTCAACATGAAATTGCAGATTTTCTGGGTTTGAAACTTATTGAACAGAGTTTATCTGGAAGAGCATATAAGTTACTTGAAAGATTATCGGGTGGTAAGAGGGTTCTTGTAATATTAGACAATGTTTGGACACCAGTAGATTTGGAAGCATTAGGTATTCCACTTTGTTGCAAAATTCTGGTATCATCACGAAGCCAAGATATAATATTCAAGAAGATGACAACCAAAAAGAACTTTTCTCTTGGTGTTTTGGAAGAATCAGAAGCATGGTGTCTGTTTAAGGAGACGGCAGGCGATTCCATTGAATCTCCAGAGCTACATTCTGTAGCACATCAGGTTCTGAGCGAGTGTGCTGGTTTGCCAATTGCAATTTCTACTGTTGGAAGGGCACTGCAACATAAAAGCAAGCCAATGTGGAATGATGCGGTTAGACAACTAAGAAAGGCTTGTCCGAAGAACATTCCAGGAGTGATACAAGAAGTGTATGGGAAAATAAAGTTGAGTTACAAATGTTTAAGTAGCAAGGAAGCCAAATCATGTTTTTTACTGTGTTGCCTATATCCAGAAAGTGGTAATATACTGGTTGAAGATTTGGTTAGGTATGGAGTTGGGCTTGGGTTCTTTAACAGCATTGATTCaatggaagaaggaagaaacagTGTAGAAACATTGATTGACATACTCAAGAGGTGTTTTTTGTTGTTAGACAGCAACAAGAAAGGGTGCGTTAGAATGCATGATGTGGTCCGCGATGTTGCCCTATTCATATTCTCTAAGGGTCGTAAAAAGAGTTTTTTGTTAAGATGTGAAGTGGAACTGAAGGGTTGGCGTAAGATTAATGGTGCTTCCAAGCAGTACATGTGCAGTACACTgataaacaatcaaactcatCAGCTTACTGTGCTTTTATTATTGTCAAGCATGGATAAATTGTCTTTGGAACCACCATCCACTATATTTGAAGGAATGGGAGATCTTAAGGTTTTAGGCATGAGGAGCACAGTTGTTTCGCCAATACTGCCATCGCTTCCACTTTTAAGAAACCTTCAAACGTTGTCTCTGGAGCATTGCAATTTTAACAACGATCATGTCAAGATACTCAACAGTGTCCTCAGAAAGCTACGGACACTGATGATACTCAGCTTTCGTGGCTCTTGCATCAAAGAATTACCTGATGAACTTAAAAATTTGTCGAAGCTAAGGTTGCTAGATTTGACAGGATGTAGTGGTCTTGAGATGATTTCACCAGGTGTCATTTCTAGCTTAACCCAACTAGAGGAATTATACATGTGGAATAGCTTTGACAAATGGGTGGTCCTAAGAGATGAACATGTCTCAGAAGCCCAACTAGTGTCCATGCAACTGATGCAAGAGAATCCACATCAAATGCCAGAGGAGCCGGTGAACATCTTTGAGTCAACTAGTTTTGAGGAACATAGAAAAGTAAACACTAATGCAAAACTTTCAGAGCTACTTTCCTTGAGCTGTTTGACTAGTTTAGAAGCTGCTTTTCCACCAACTAAAACTATGCAAAGCAGTGTGGCATTTCATAAGCTTGAAAGATTTAAAATCTCTATAGAATCCATGGCCGATAAGGAAAGAAGATTGGATGTAAGCCCTTCTGAGAACTACTTGAGACTTCATGATCTTGATGGAATAATGGATGAGGAAAGAAGATTGGATGTAAGCCCTTCTGAGAACTACTTGAGAATTCATGATCTTGATGGAAACTCTCTTGTGGGAAGTGCAATCTCTGTGTTACTGAAGAATACCAACACACTAGATCTGAAAATGAAAAATCTCGAGGATGCTTTCAATTTCTTAGATAGAGACTGTTTTGCAAACTTGAAGTCTCTAACACTGCAAGATTGTAAGGCTATGGAATATCTCATTGACATGACGGATATAGTTCCACTTCCACGTAATGGAGTGCTTCCGGTCTTAGATTCGCTGAATATCCGAAGTGCAGATAAGATGAAGGAGATATGTCATGGTCAGCTTCCAATGAGGTCATTTGAAAAACTAATCCAGATATCTTTAAGCAATCTGTCTCAGTTGACACATGTATGGAAGATAGAAGCTCAGTTTGAATGCCTGGGAAATCTAAGACGTGTCATTGTGAAATCCTGTTCAGCTTTGAAGTTTGTCTTCCTGTTGTCTACTGGTAATGATCTTAAGCAACTTGAAGAACTAGAGATTGCATCTTGCCCGTCCTTGGAAGATATTTTTACCTTGGAAGGATC
Coding sequences within:
- the LOC133708323 gene encoding uncharacterized protein LOC133708323; this encodes MEICFSVLGKLAEYTVAPVLRQFSYLIHCESNIKNLTSQAGRLADKRDGIQLAVVVATRNLETIAPEVESWLHDVNNTIQDKETCFEEETVAKATCSNGWFPNLKYRHSLSRKAKKMTVIVDKLLGDGSFAVISYPPPPPEIFPFPNKKHSEYVDKALAKPHEGASSSGTSNPAPPSLMKLSENLEYRLPYTKEVMNALHNDDINMIGICGIIKGGDTVTAKEFIQIVKHQDIFEEVVMAVVSHDPDLKRIQVEIGDMLGLNLETMNLIEGAEMLHARMSSDTERFLVVLADVWKILDLEAVGIPHGESNQGCKIIFLSRLPNVFSELRTQSNFKLLLASISFEGPMDFESRNSVLTEVMNALTDDQINPIVICGMPGIGKTTLVKEVGKKAKEGGLFDEVAMAVMTQNPDLSHIQHEIADFLGLKLIEQSLSGRAYKLLERLSGGKRVLVILDNVWTPVDLEALGIPLCCKILVSSRSQDIIFKKMTTKKNFSLGVLEESEAWCLFKETAGDSIESPELHSVAHQVLSECAGLPIAISTVGRALQHKSKPMWNDAVRQLRKACPKNIPGVIQEVYGKIKLSYKCLSSKEAKSCFLLCCLYPESGNILVEDLVRYGVGLGFFNSIDSMEEGRNSVETLIDILKRCFLLLDSNKKGCVRMHDVVRDVALFIFSKGRKKSFLLRCEVELKGWRKINGASKQYMCSTLINNQTHQLTVLLLLSSMDKLSLEPPSTIFEGMGDLKVLGMRSTVVSPILPSLPLLRNLQTLSLEHCNFNNDHVKILNSVLRKLRTLMILSFRGSCIKELPDELKNLSKLRLLDLTGCSGLEMISPGVISSLTQLEELYMWNSFDKWVVLRDEHVSEAQLVSMQLMQENPHQMPEEPVNIFESTSFEEHRKVNTNAKLSELLSLSCLTSLEAAFPPTKTMQSSVAFHKLERFKISIESMADKERRLDVSPSENYLRLHDLDGIMDEERRLDVSPSENYLRIHDLDGNSLVGSAISVLLKNTNTLDLKMKNLEDAFNFLDRDCFANLKSLTLQDCKAMEYLIDMTDIVPLPRNGVLPVLDSLNIRSADKMKEICHGQLPMRSFEKLIQISLSNLSQLTHVWKIEAQFECLGNLRRVIVKSCSALKFVFLLSTGNDLKQLEELEIASCPSLEDIFTLEGSGHQIKCLNLIRLRLEDLGLKVSKNTCMMNFPQLVTLELEFLPELISLYPSHLASKHSSNATNVLFDPKVKPFRELRYMVVRRCNNLLGVFSSSVVQNLQNLEQLEVRSCDSLETVFELEGLEMKEKDGVTATLLSCLERLELGNLPKLAYLWKPPQNILAFQNLTMLYVLRCNRLEYVFPLFIVEGLVKLVAMYIRDCPQIVDIFAKTEEHGDEEKTNEIVIPQVRTLHLADLRRLKRFCPVLCTVDCPSLKTLALTNCGYLETFVPPVVATGSDLIYLFGEQVDFPVLETLELRYMCHFKEIWKNKLPPHSFCELTDLNVSNCTELLHLVPMFMQNRLAKLEKLNVSDCRSLEEIFELRNASADEGEAVIISQPGETSSISQPERIINQMDYRLTRGFPNLTSIKGSGCNNLRNLLSLSIARGLVKLKNLSIDHCQKMEEIIAADGEETEDTVVFPILETLEIHDMDNFKEIFSKQFSHNSFCKLRVLRVSYCNKLERLLPIYMQNGLQKLENLTVEYCSLLEEIFEYSQSTGNEHAVVVSQSVGIQSHPGFQSLTSIEITECDRLRILLSPRIARGLKNLKTIDISLCKELEEIVTKEVEETDMRNILPQLTCLKLVRLYNLSSFSQGKYALEWPLMELILIRMCTKMKKFCFGSLSTPREVELSISEYIDVNLRWELENSRKQS